A segment of the Lycium ferocissimum isolate CSIRO_LF1 chromosome 10, AGI_CSIRO_Lferr_CH_V1, whole genome shotgun sequence genome:
AAAATCAGTTAAAATATACCACTTCTCCGTTAGGATCTTCTGTCATGAACGATAGTCGTTTCGATCCTAGCTGATTTCAAGATCTAggaagttaatataatttcttttttttttgccttgcTAAAAAACGGTGTAGGTTGAGAATCGAATCTGTATGACATTATCTCATATGGTGTGACACATTAATGAGGTGGACGCCCTCAATCCTATTTTATCCCTTTCCCACTTCTTCTTTCACCGCCACCAGTCCACCGCTTCCCAAGTGCCCTCCCCAAAATTCAATGTTATAATTATtgcattttaaataaatttcttaataCAAGTACGTTATTTGATCAAAAACTATTGGGTTCGGTTGAATTCCATATTCGGACTTCTAGCTCCGCCCATGTCCTCCTCCACTTCTAAAACATCAAATTTCGTCCTTTTTTGGGGCTAtagtttcaacaacaacccattTTCAACCCTCAAATGATCATCCATAACCAAAATCAAACATCTTACTTGAATTTCCAACacataatatcaataatatGATGAATTTAAATCGGAAAATGtaactaaaataataaaaatttcaaaggACGTAACAGGAACTATCGTGGGAATATATGATGCACGTCTCCTTAAATTTTGGAACAAAGGGAAAAACGCACTTAGGAAGACGTTTGAGTCTGAACAAGCTTTCTCCatttcttgatttatttttttgtctttgCTTATAATGTAATACTAGTTGACTTTGGACCTGTTCATTACTTGTTAATATAAGCTGGTTTCTATCTGATTGAAATTCTTTAGACAAGAATCCTATTCACGTTGTgagattgaatttttaaaaagaaataaaactaGAAAACCATTAACACGTAAAAACAACATACAGAGATGAGTTCTTATGCTTAAGTATCACTCCCTCTATTCTAATTTATTTGtcatatgttattttttttttttagtctgctCCAAACAAAATATTATACTTGTTTAGAAAAAATTTATCAATTTGCCGCTACTTCGATTCAAACAGTAACCGTCGGTTACTGAATTTCTCCAAAAATATATTTGGGCTCAACTGATTCACCAAAGTGCTTGACCTTCAGAgctactttttaaaattttcattttaaagaaaatgtttttctttttcaaacttcatgcctagtcaaatatcatcacaattcacataaattgagacggaaagGTAGctaattgaaaagaaaaaaaaaacattttcaattttttgtagTCACTATAGTCCTCATACAACCAAAAGTGATTCAATGGATGAAGGACTGGAAGTGTTAACCACCACTTAAATCTCAATTAGGGAGAATATACAGCCTCTGTTTTATCCAAAGTACAAAATTGGCCAAAATTGAATTGACATGAAATTCATTGTACTCAATATACACAGAGACAGTGCATTATAAATTTCTAGTCATTAGAGTTGATGAAACTTAGAATTTCAGAACGGTTCTCAATGATTATTAACTACTAATAACCATAATCATGATTTAAAACTACATGTCCTTTTTATTTGATCAGTCACAGCAACCATTGAAGGCCTTTTATTAGGATTCTTGAAAGTACAACAAATTGCTAGTTGTAACAATTGAACCGTTTGATCTCCAAAATTCTTGTAATTTTCCAGCATACTCTTGTCAAAAACATCCATAATAGGCCTTTCTTGGAACATTATTCGAACCCAACTAGGCAAATCAATCCCTTTGTGCTTGCCAACGGCGTCTAACGGGGCCTTACCGGTCAATAATTCCAACAACAGGACACCGAAGCTGTAAACATCTGATTTTTGAGAAACGTCGTAGGCATATCCCACTTCTGGTGCCTGATAGCCCACGTTGAGCACAATTAACATGGTGTTTGGCATGAAAAGTCCAAATAATCCTTGATCTGAGAGATGAGCATCGAAAGAATTGGTGAGTAGAACATTGGATGACCTTATGTTACCATGGCAAATGCCAGGACCCTGAGAATGGAGAAATTCGAGACCACGAGCAACTCCATAAGCGATTTTAGTCCTTACTTCCCATGTGAGTTGAGATTTCTTAGCCACTCCATTTTCTATGTAACATGTCAGGTGAAGAAAAATTAAGGAATAAAGTTGTTTGTCAAGAATGTAGTCAGAAAGATTATGATAATAAAACTGATGCATGTTTACTACTTACTAGTTACGTGAAAAATCTTGAGAATTTTCATAAATAAGAAATTTGTTTTAAAACTTCAATAGGAGGCGTTTAACTTCACTAACACCTTCTAAAAGTTCAATTttgatattctttttcttttaattatttgtgAAGAAAATACACCTTGAACCAGCTTAACTTCAAAAATTAACTCATGACGTGAATATTGCCCAAGATCATATAAGGAGATAATAACTCATTTTCTTGTTCAAACTTTGACATCTTGTTTGTGGATAACATAATATGAGGGACCAATATTGGGTAAACTATGAATAAAATTGAGTCTGATTCCAATACCATGCGAAGAAAATGCATCTTGAAACTAACTCGACCTTAAAAACTAGCTCATAAGATAAGGATTCTCCATCATATAAAAATACAACAACTCATTCCCTCAATGTGAAATGATATTATACGATTGCTCATTGATCTTAAAGAGATTCTTGAGTTAATTTGttgacaaaataaaatttattttttaatgtaaCACAGGATTGAATAGAATCCCGTGATCTTGACATTCAAATGATTACTTACTTAGGAAAAAGGAGAGGGATCTTAGATAGAAAAAATGTATTGCAAAACTAATACTAGTTTAGAACACTTACTATGCAAAAGGGAAGCCAAGCTCATAGGCATGTAATCAAATACAAGAAGCTTCTCATCTTTTGAATAATAATAAGCTCTTAGAGGAAGCAAACTATGGTGATCACTCAATTTTGCCAATTCTTGAATCTTTTTGCTGAAGTCCTCTTGAACCAAACAACAATCTTTTAACCTCTTAACAAACACAATATTCCCATTTTCCAATTCTGCCTTGTAGCTACTTCCAAAAGTTCCCTTACCCATGAGTTCTGCTTCTGATCTCAACAAGTCTACTAaatcatatttttctttagtATTATCAGAAAACTCTAGTTTTTTATTCACAAATGTTGTTTGGCTTTGTGCCATTTTGTGCCCAAAAACACTTAGGACAAGAAAATTAGTATACTTCTAATGTCAGAATCAAGATCAACTAGGATAATCAGTCCATTGCAGTGCGCAAGTCAAGGCAATATGAATAGGATGTTGAAGGTACATAAGGTTCAACTATGGTAAGGAAAGACTCCTGGTAATAGGGATATCTGTGAGAATGCTTACCCATATCTTATCATTTCTTCGGAATTTTCCGCTCATAGCATGATGAAAGTGTCCGATTATAGTACGACGTGCTGCTTCAATAGCTCGATATGAAAGACGATCAGCTCTACTTGTCGAACTCTTCTTTGGTATCAAAGTAGCTGTAATCTCATCATCCAATTATCTTTCTTGTTCCACACGCGTCGAGGGTTCTAATGTTGATGCCGAAACATCAGGGATGTGCAAATTAATGCAGACTAGATTAGGAACCCTGCTATAGCCGACAAAACTTGATGAGTGCTCTGAAACTCTATTGAGCAAAGAAGAGAAGAATATAGGTGCCACTTGTTCTTTGTGTGGCCTAATTAATACAAAGGTTGTTAGTTGAGGATTCAAAGAGAAAATACAATGTCTGACTTTTTTTGTCCGTTAAATATTCCAAAAGTCAAATTGAGATGTATATTACATTAATGTAAAGATTAATGAATcagaaatgatgaaaatgacttgtAAGCCACCTACTCTATGTTATaaacttatttaatttttgttttaggGAATATTACTCATAATTTGACCAGATATTTGGcctattatttgtttttttattgtcaaagaaaaatgaaaatgagaagTGGCTagcaaaatgaaaatgagaagTGGCTAGCACGTGCAATAGACAGCCTTATATTTGGACTATTGTtcgttttttttcttcttttcttgctAAAGATATAGAGTATTTATTATAGCATCATATTACAGCTAAGGACATATCTCAAAGACACCTTTTACTCATATTGCGATTAGGGTTAGGGGTGACAAAATTAACTAATGAAAATATGATCAACACGGTTCAATTAACTTAGCATATTTTGAACCATCCAATCCAGCTCATCTAAATGTTGGATTGATATTAGTCTAAATTGATCCATGAGAAATCTTgttatatataaacataatacAGAAAGCAAAAGTTTTAATAAATACTTAAACAAAGTATaagaaaataaaccaaaaaagttaaaatttagaAAGAATTAAGTGTTGTAAGTTATGACCTGTTTGTTATCCCATTTAAGCCCAAGTAATTCTTAGGCGGACAAATCATAGAAGAAATTGCACAGTTGCCCTTCAAATAGGCTAgtctctttttgcccttcaaaatcgaacttatgcctagcaggacataagttctttaagggatcaatcataacttgtgggatattaTGATACGAGAATACAAACTTATGTCCTGCGAAAATGTTGTTtgtgagggacaaaaattaaacccaacacaaaataggggcaaaggtgcaaatgaCCCCCAATAATCCACCAATTTGTTAaccgcccatttgacacccctgcTTATGGTGATAAAATTATCTACTGTAAATCTTGGTCCTATACCACCAAAAATTATTATGGGGTGGTAAGTACTCTTCAATTCTTAATCAGAAATTTCGGGTTCCACTCTCAGATATGGAGTCGCATTTGATAGAAAGCGCTTTACCTCCGACGTAACACTTTACGACGCGAATTCGCATTTGATAGAAAGCGCTTTACCTCTGACGTAACACTTTACGACGCGAATTCAAATTAATCGGTATAAAGTTTATGATATTGGATGTCGGTCACATGACTCCGGAATCTGGGTGGCAAAAGTTGCGTATCTATTATTGATATACCAAAAGAAATTTAATGTAGGTGCATTTTATGAATTCAACTTTTAAACTGTCCGcctaaaatagaaaaaattgcCCTGCTTATTTGGAAGGAAAAATATTCTATTGATAATTTCTGAGAAAATGCGAAAACAAAATATCTGCCCTCtttgtttggaaaaataattatgccaaatattttgtgaattctTATACTAGTAAACTATTAAATGGGTAAATATGAAACCCGATTATCTTTATACAATTGGTAAAACAATCAAGTTAGTAGATTAAATACCAAAATTTAACATCTTCTTGTCCAACAACATAGTATATAAGAAGGAATACTAGAGAAAGTTAAAACTagaaaagtgcttaaaagccaataagcacttaaaataagccaatccaaacaccctcttagTACATTTTATTGACGAATTTTCAAAATGGCAAAATTCATTAACATACTCTTCATTGTAATCCTTATAGCTTTTATGTCAGGTACTATTCTGTCCCTTCTCTTCCAAGATTTCTACAAAGAGTAaacaattacaacaaaaaaGAATTGAAATTAGCTGCGAACTTCATTGCTAATATGTCGCAAAATAGCTCGTTAGCTCGtagttaacaattttttttgataatttatcGTTAAATCATGTTGCTTTTTGTATATATCAAGACGGTCAAAGAAGGTTTTCTTTGatcattcttttcttgaatATCTTTTTAATGTTTGAATTATTAACTATTTTGATTTATTGTATtctttatgtagttttcaaatatgcaaAGTTTATTTCTAAaaacttataaattttattgatcCCCATACACCAAACTATGCCAAACAAAATGGAACAGAAGCGGCATAAGCAGAGAAGGGGGCGCAAAGGGTTCATCTGAATCCCTTTCACCGAAAAATCACATTGTATAttaggttaaaattattttttatatacatatagatgcTGAATTCTCTTAGcttaatttttcttatatttatttctttatattttgaattctttTATTGAAAAAATCCTGAATCTCCCATATCGTATTACCACAAATACAGTcggacctctctataacaacatttcactataacgattatgttattttcttaaacaaatTTTTATGATGTTCTATcatattatatgttctctataataacatttcGCTATAGTAGCTAATAAATATTCACACAAACAACTGTTACAAGGAGATTTGACAGTAACATATTTGCTAATAATGCAGATGAGGGAATCATTGGTAAAGTTCAAGGGGAGGAATGCTCAATTGATGTTGGCTTTAATATTTGCACCAGTAATCATGATAGGTGTTTGATGCAGTGTAGACAAGCTAGTTTTTATCTGGTTTACAAAGCTCTATGTCAAATAGAAAGTGATGGTTCTACATATTGTGAATGCTTTTTTAATTGCATTGATGGTGGTGGGGGGAAATATTTGATGGTTGCAAATTCACCATCTCCTCAATGATGTTTTGTATTTGATCAAtgcccctttttattttatgcatcaagagaaaaaaataaatattaatttatctcttctttatttCTTCCTCTGTATTTGAAGTAATTTTGGATTGGTTACCTTACAAAGtttcaatcttttctttatCGGGCGAGTTGCGATTTTAGTCCCTGAATTATTCGTAGATTCTAATTTTAATTCTTGTGACAGCCGGTTAAgcatatttaaccttcaattaattgaagCGTTCAAATTTGATCCTTCTATTTATGAATATTCAGgaatttaatgaaatattaaCTCTTAAATCATTTAATTATGTGTGTTATGTTAAGTTTGTAATGCCGTTTCATATCTGAGCCTGAAGGTAGTATATTTTCTATGTAAAAGAACCAAAAACACATATCTTAAATATTTCAAGGTTAAATATACTTAGTGAATTGAAATATAAAGGACCAACATTAGAATTTACAAGTAATATTAGGGGATTAACAGTGTTATTATATCTACTTTATAATTTGCCTCTAATAGACAGTGGCAGATTCAATGATTCGACATTGAACTCATGAGAACTCAGTATTCTCGACACGAAacatatattattatatgttaAATAATCCTACTAAAATATTAACAAATATTAGTCCGAAcccttaattttaaaaatacagTTAATTAGTTATTCTTGGAAAGTATATTGGATAATTATAATTATGTCCGACTAAATGCATTTAATCTTTTACTAGTAATGAGTGTGTGTTATATCTAATTACAATAAACAGAATTGCTCCAAGATTTAGCACATTGTTGATAGCCAAATCTTGTTGCTACACGTGCTTGTTAAGTTCTTAGTACAACTCAATTCACCCAATTAAGCAACTCCACTAGAATTATTAATCAATTGAAAGGAAATTACAAGAGAATTTGAGCTAATCCGACAAATAATTCCTCAACTTAGCCACAATTCAAGGAACTCAATGACTTAGATTAACAACCCACTGCAATTAGCTATTGGAAATGAATTACAGGAAAACAAATATAAAGCAGTGCAGCCATTCTCATTTATTCTAATTTGACTTGTACTATATGAaaggaaagtcattttcttgattctttAAGAGTCTGTTTTCTGTTTGAGTTAGATGATTAATAGTAGTTGATAAATATCGGCATTGAAgctgattttataaataagtaatTACATGTTTGAATATAAGTattgaaattataaataaacattttgtgataacttttttttggtaaaatcaTTGAGATGTACTTAAACTTattatttaaaacaaaataagtttaaaagtatttttaaactTATGCCATTGTATGAGTGCTGCCAAATTTAACACTGACTCCTGCCTCAACCTATCTTCAATTCATCGTCATCCTCGTATAACTTTCATAATGACTTTGTCAACTTATCATCAATGATCCGAATTAAAAATAGTCGGTGGATATTCATATTAAATATTGTGTATAACCATATAAATAACTAATATATATCGGCTAAAAAGGGACCAAGTGAATTCAACTGACTATTTGTGAAAAGatccaaagaaaaaaagaatcaaactaAATAGCCGACCACCCAacaaattaaactaaaagaTAATAGAcgaatatataatatatgtataatatcaTGTTATAATTAGTCTATAATTGTATATAACTAATATATACTAGCTAGAAAAAGTAAATAGCAAATCAAGTCAACTATTTGTGTAAAGATAGCTGAGAATTATTTAACTGTGGACAATAATCAGAATGAATTCTAGGTAGTGTTTTATAAAAGCTTCACTAAACATGTTAACCCAACTAGGGTTTACTAATATACTATTTAGTCTTTCAAGAATaagattattttttgtttcttgtttaTTAAACTTGCCGAGGTATAATATAACGAGGTAATTATAAATGTTTACTCTTTTCCTTAACACTTTAATTTTGGAGTATTCGACGACTTATAAAGTCtcaggggtcgtttggtacgtaGTCAAAATTATCTCAGGattgggactaatttatcccaatCTCTTgtgactaatttatcccatctaggagatgggataaaataatttcagGATTAATGGGataagatgggatatcccatctttAAGTTTGAGAtgcattttatactttatttggtacctgatataaatttataccttctatcaGATATGATATAAAATTAATCTCACAATTAGTATTGGAATATCTCAACTAATACcgtgtaccaaacgaccccttactctcttctctctttcattATTTGCTAGtcttttggagaaaaaatgCGTTACGATTCAATTAACATACATTGACGTCAGTCAAGTCATTATTCATGTGGACCTTACAGCACATGCCTGAGTACATACAACACATTGAACTATGTGGGGACCGAATATAGAACCGCGTTTTTGAAGTGTGTGAGGATCTCatttagaaaattaaaatattagagAAAATATACTTGTAGTTATTTAATATTAtatgtctcaaacacatctacTCTTACGTGTGGGtctagttttcttttttatgtgtCAAACACTTGAAAAAATATTCTTATCTTTTCGGTGGCGGTCATGAGATTTGTATTAAGTACTTGATCATGAGATTTGTATTAAGTACTTGATCTGCTTACTTTGATACCATAATATATTGAAGTGTGCAGGGCGGAGGGAGGAAGGGCCAAGGGAGTTCCGAATCACCTTCTATTGAAAATTATACTATTTATacatgattaaaattattttttatgtatatataagagacgaacctctttttcttctttcttgcgTGTTtacttttttcatattttcaacCCCTTAAATAAAATTCCCGCCACGAATACGGCGGCCATCTCATCCAAAAGATTAAAGTATTAGAGAGAGAATTATTTCTATTTACTTAATTGTATGTCTCAATACAGACCTTCTTATGTGTGagcttgattttttttcattagTCAAAGACATGGAAGattattcttgttttttttttttttttttttgtgtgtgtgtgtgtggcgaTGAGATTTGAACACATGACCTTATCTATCTGTTTtacatctcatctaaaagtttaGGCTGTTAGAGAGAAcatacttttatttacttaattatatacacatatgtctCAGCACACGCGCGCTCTACGTGTGACTGGCTTGATTCTTTTCATGAGTCGAACATGTGGACAAATATCTTTTGATACGTACCATATTGAAGTGTGTGACTATCTAATCTAAGAATTTAGGCTGTAAAGAGAAATCAcaattttatttacttaattattatGTCTGCTCAACACCTGTTACATATGATTGTGATTTCTCTGTGGCCATGTTCTACCAATGCTGCCAATTTTTTCCCTAGCACTGACTAGCTTATCAATTTATCATCATCAGCATAGATTAATTTTCCACATTGACTTGATCAACTTAAGATATCGTCAGTATAGCTCTTGTGGTCCTCATCCTCCTGGAGTTTTTATAAATTGGTAACTTAGGTCAGCTGATTTTTCATATTGCACCTTAAAATATTAGAAAGAAGTTGTCACGAAAAATTGCTTCTTGAAACTCATAATAGTACGTGCACAACTAAATATGGAGGCAAGATGCTTATATGTTACTGTTCACTCTGCTAGCGACCTCCCAGATGTCCGAGAGTTGGGTCGAATGAAAGTTTATGCGAAGGTTATGTTAGGGTCTGTTCTGAATTTTCTACATTATATTTCCATTCTATCATTTTCTCAAGGAGAGAAGACAGTGAGATTATTCTTCAttaatttttaagttttttttatattagctataacatattaaattaattagctTCCGCCATCGTCCAAGAAGATCAACACGTTATTTCAAAATTAGAATCTACCATGATACTTGAtttcttttatcattttctacaaaaattcgTAGGAgaattttttgaatttcttctcATTCTTCAGATCATCATTTAACAGAGCCGCCATCGTCCAACAGATCAAAACGAAATTGATCAGGCGAAAGTGTGTTAGGGATGATATATAAGAACTACTTTTGCTTGAACATTTTGATCTATTATGAATTGACTTATGGCAAAGCCCTTGACATGAAGGTAAATATATTATCCTAAAGAGGTTTCAGATCGCTAAGAATATATTATGTAAGGAGAAAACTCGGATACTAGTTGGAATTAACGCTGAGGGTGGAGATGAGACAATTAATTGGAAAACCTTCCTTCAACTAAActtaagaaaatgttttatCCTAAccaaacattttttaaaatatttttcaaaaaaatatttttctcacacCGCACCTTAACAAGAGCAAAATAGGATCGACATAACTGGATTTATAGttacgttaacaacatcatcccTTCTATGTTCTAGTATCTCTAACATTGGGGTAGCTACCTTACTTTCAGTAATTCAATTGTAATTATGTCATTCAAGTATCAATTTTATTACTAGCttattgaaattgaataagttCCTATCAATACAAAGACTTGGGATGAATGTGTTTGTTACAATATAtgtttataatatatatagggGCAAGTGCGTGTTTCACATAACTAAATACGTAATTGTCAAGAAAAATGCAACAAATTGTAGCTAGTATGTAATTGTCAAGTACAACTTTGTAGTACACTTTCACTAAGTTCGAAGAAAGTGTAGTCATCTGGTGTTTTCTTCTTTATAAACTAGATAGTAACGGCCCGTgccagcacgggcccaacacaaTAAAAGCTGAAACTATTACTTTTATCAAGTTTTTCTTGATATGGGATTGCAGAGAGTAGAAATTAAAGTGATTACGAAATTAGATATAGACAACATAACATTCAATGTTAATTGTTCAGATACTGTTACATacattttggagaaaaaatatAGTATGGTTTCCAAATTTTTCATTGATTAGGagaatattatacatatatctgCACATACTATATTTTTAGGCGTTTATCCTGAATTCTCTTCCTCAACAAGAATGTGTATCCAAATATTACAGTGTGAACATCATGAGAATTTTTACTATAATAGAAGCATGGGTGGGGACTTAAGGATCGTCGTCGACCAAGGGTAGAATAGAGGAGCTTGGGGTCAATGTGAATTGACCAAAAAGCCCTCGCTTTCAAGCTTTAAAGATATTCTCCCACTTACCCACaatcttttttttccaaatatttttctctcacctatcaaatttattttctccctcacccctctttctctctccgtTCCATCTCCTAgtcttttaaattgattttctctcacctaccaaatttattttctcccttacccttc
Coding sequences within it:
- the LOC132035210 gene encoding probable inactive receptor kinase RLK902 — protein: MAQSQTTFVNKKLEFSDNTKEKYDLVDLLRSEAELMGKGTFGSSYKAELENGNIVFVKRLKDCCLVQEDFSKKIQELAKLSDHHSLLPLRAYYYSKDEKLLVFDYMPMSLASLLHKNGVAKKSQLTWEVRTKIAYGVARGLEFLHSQGPGICHGNIRSSNVLLTNSFDAHLSDQGLFGLFMPNTMLIVLNVGYQAPEVGYAYDVSQKSDVYSFGVLLLELLTGKAPLDAVGKHKGIDLPSWVRIMFQERPIMDVFDKSMLENYKNFGDQTVQLLQLAICCTFKNPNKRPSMVAVTDQIKRTCSFKS